The Kribbella sp. HUAS MG21 genome includes the window ACGCCGAACGCCGCCGTCGCCCACCGCTCCGTCGCCACCAGCTCGGAGCGCGCCAGCGACAGCCACGCGATCACCGGCCGGATCACCACGACCAGCAGTACGCCGATCACGACACCGGCCGGGGTCAGCGGCTCGAGCAGCCCGGCGGTGATCGCGGCACCGAGCAGAAGCAGCACGCCCCAGGTGAGAATGTGTTCCAGCTCACCGATGAAGTCGTGCAGCTCTTCGTGGAACTCGTGCCTGCTCTCCACCGACCGCAACGTCAGCGCCGCGACGAACACCGCGATGAACCCGTACCCTTGCAGCACCTGCGTGAGCCCGTAGACGCCCAGCGTCATCGCCAGCGCGAGGACCGGCTCCCGCGACTCGGACAGCCGCAGGCTCCGCGCCGGCGCCGAGAACGTCATCCGCCCGAGCAGCCACCCGGCCCCGAACCCCACCGCGACGCCGATCACGGTCTTCCCGACGATGTCCCACGCGATCCACTCCCAGGGCGTGAAGCTCTTCGTCGCGACGAACACCGCCAGGTAGACCAGCGGCGCCGCCATGCCGTCGTTCAGCCCGGCCTCGGACGTGAGCGCGAACCGCACCTCGTCGTCCTCGTCGAGTTCGGCGTCCTCACCGGTCGTCGGTCCCTCGACCTGTACGTCGGACGCGAGCACCGGATCGGTCGGCGCCAGGCAGGCGGCCAGCAGCAGCGCGGTCGCCGGAGCGAGCCCGAGCAACCAGCCGACACCTGTCAGCGCCGCGATCCCGGCCGGCATCGCGACGAACAGCAGCCGCCAGGTGACGGCCCAGCTCAGCAGGCTGATCGGCCGGTCGATCGCCAGCCCCACGCCCATCAGCGCGACGATCACGGTCAGCTCGGCCAGGTGCTCGGTCAGCTCGGGCTCGGCGAGCGGACTGAGATGGGTCCGGTCCACCGCGAGGCCGAGGAGGAGTCCGGCGCCGAGGAAGGCGATCGGCGCGGAGACGGCGTACCTGGACAGCAGCCGCGGCAGGACGGCGCCGAGCAGCAGGGCAAGACCCGCTACGAGATAGAGCCCGTCGCCGTTGATGATCATTGCCCGGGACAAGTACCCGGCGTCACCTCAGTCGATGCGTGGCCCCCGGTGTGTGGGTCGGCAGCGCCTTCCGCGGGCCGAACCGCGGATGGCCGACTCCAGCCAGCTCGATCAGGCGCTGCACGCGGAACCGGTGGCCGCGGTACGGCTCGATCAGCTCGGCGCACCCGTCGTCGTCCAGCTCCTCGCCGATCAACGCGTACGACACGTTCCGCGACACGTGATAGTCCGCGAACGAGAACGCATCCGCGTCGCCGTGCGCCCGCTGCCGTACCTCGGCCGCGGTCCACACCCCGACCCCCGGCAAGGACCGCAGCCGCCGCTCGATCTCGGCCGAATCGGTCAGCTCGAGTGTCCGCTCCAGAGCACGCGCCCGCGTCGCAGCCGTGATGACGACCCGAGATCGCCGGCCTTCGACGCCCGCGCGCAACCACTGCCACGACGGGATCTGCCGCCACTCCTCAGGCGACGGCGGCACCATCATGACCCGGTTGCCTTGCTGATGAGGCCCCGGCGCGGGCTCGCCGTACTCCCGCAGCAGCAGCCGCCACGCCCGGAACGCCTCCTTGCCGGTCACCACCTGCTCGATCCCGGCCGCCGCCATCGCCTCGAACACCGCCCGCGTCCGCGGCACCCGCACGTGCGGGAACCGCCGCGCCGCGTCCACCAGCACGCGATGCTCCGGCAGCGGCTCGAACCCGTCCCAGCTGTCCCGCTCCCCGAGCAGTTCCGGCACCCCGTCGAGCGCCCACTCCGCGCCCGGTCCCCACGCCTCCGCCTCGACGAATCCGGCGTACGGCGTCAACCGCAGCAGCACCGGGCCGTCCGGGGTCCGGGTCGCCCGCCACACGGTCCGCCGGACTGGGTCGAACACGTACGCCGGGTCACCGGGCCCCTTGCGCAACCCGCCGATCACCGACTGCGGATCCACCACCCGCCCCGGACGCCAGACCCGCACCACCGAACTCACCCGCCAAGTCTTACCCACCCCACCGACAGTTACCTCGTCGGCCTTGGAGCCGCAGCCAACCGCGCACGCATCCATGGGTAGGGATCGGCGATCGCGTCCCGGTTCGAGAGAACCTTTTGTACGACGTCCGCGAGCGCCTGCCCCATCACGTAGTGCCGCCCCTTCGTCT containing:
- a CDS encoding cation:proton antiporter is translated as MSRAMIINGDGLYLVAGLALLLGAVLPRLLSRYAVSAPIAFLGAGLLLGLAVDRTHLSPLAEPELTEHLAELTVIVALMGVGLAIDRPISLLSWAVTWRLLFVAMPAGIAALTGVGWLLGLAPATALLLAACLAPTDPVLASDVQVEGPTTGEDAELDEDDEVRFALTSEAGLNDGMAAPLVYLAVFVATKSFTPWEWIAWDIVGKTVIGVAVGFGAGWLLGRMTFSAPARSLRLSESREPVLALAMTLGVYGLTQVLQGYGFIAVFVAALTLRSVESRHEFHEELHDFIGELEHILTWGVLLLLGAAITAGLLEPLTPAGVVIGVLLVVVIRPVIAWLSLARSELVATERWATAAFGVRGVSSVYYLAATGAHFQDELPWLWATLGFTVVLSVVLHGVAATPVMRFLERRG
- a CDS encoding DNA-3-methyladenine glycosylase 2 family protein translates to MSSVVRVWRPGRVVDPQSVIGGLRKGPGDPAYVFDPVRRTVWRATRTPDGPVLLRLTPYAGFVEAEAWGPGAEWALDGVPELLGERDSWDGFEPLPEHRVLVDAARRFPHVRVPRTRAVFEAMAAAGIEQVVTGKEAFRAWRLLLREYGEPAPGPHQQGNRVMMVPPSPEEWRQIPSWQWLRAGVEGRRSRVVITAATRARALERTLELTDSAEIERRLRSLPGVGVWTAAEVRQRAHGDADAFSFADYHVSRNVSYALIGEELDDDGCAELIEPYRGHRFRVQRLIELAGVGHPRFGPRKALPTHTPGATHRLR